From one Solanum stenotomum isolate F172 chromosome 12, ASM1918654v1, whole genome shotgun sequence genomic stretch:
- the LOC125849311 gene encoding la-related protein 1C-like isoform X1, translating to MATSTTGPVHNSHRNTTSETGGSNRQQESPRSSATRGVSSPWKQVVRIGESESTIAVTSSSPPLSPQGSCEQDVHSSDCSPPEQADSASSLDATTEAQIENSDNGSSDGTNGNGAKKQAWNKPSNGAADLSPVMGAVSWPSLSDSTKASPKLSSSSSDLLKTPSRSVSLSQDPGMASASHRQANTNNVNPDTMLNHVVPSRQRSMKRGGGNSNHNASANGVFSPQQAQGFEVETVLNNSGKTGNSGVESSSRDYSHRDGGQWGGFGAQSHGGIDHQHQRNANRRGNVGPHPRGDGTYQNGYGGRRDQERRNQDLKPHRGWVNRDAHMQPHRGPARPYMGAPPHTSPPFIPMPIPVQPYRPPMVYSEVPSVFYLPGPFPDSFRGPMFSPVPFFHVPNTQLHTRIVNQMDYYFSNENLIKDTFLRQNMDEHGWVPVTLIAGFKKVMELTDNIQLILNAVRFSTVVEVQGEKLRRRNEWFHWLLPPSVQNSTVSNPQSLQKSTPDLLVENFQRIAFDDKTVRHGNAEAHPSRSSSAELSTPSEQFGNEMAGQAGGQHWQPMPVGNPS from the exons ATGGCTACATCTACTACTGGCCCGGTTCATAACTCTCACCGGAATACTACATCGGAAACCGGTGGTTCCAACCGCCAACAGGAGTCTCCGCGATCATCAGCCACGCGTGGCGTTTCCTCTCCATGGAAGCAGGTTGTTCGCATTGGTGAATCAGAATCTACCATTGCGGTGACCTCCTCTTCACCTCCACTTTCTCCTCAGGGGTCTTGTGAGCAAGACGTTCACTCCTCTGATTGTTCGCCTCCTGAACAAGCCGATAGTGCGTCTTCGTTAGATGCCACTACAGAAGCTCAGATTGAGAACTCCGATAATGGAAGCAGTGACGGCACCAACGGCAATGGGGCTAAAAAGCAGGCTTGGAATAAACCCTCAAATGGTGCAGCCGATCTTAGTCCTGTTATGGGTGCTGTCTCTTGGCCTTCTCTCTCTGACTCCACCAAGGCTTCACCtaaattatcttcttcttcttctgactTACTCAAAACTCCGTCTAGATCAGTTTCTCTATCACAG GACCCCGGGATGGCATCAGCTTCTCATAGGCAAGCTAATACTAACAATGTAAACCCTGATACAATGCTGAACCATGTTGTACCCAGCCGCCAAAGGTCTATGAAGCGCGGTGGTGGTAATTCAAACCATAATGCATCAGCGAATGGTGTCTTTTCTCCACAGCAGGCCCAAGGTTTTGAGGTGGAAACAGTCCTTAATAATTCTGGGAAGACAGGTAATTCTGGTGTTGAGTCTTCTTCAAGGGATTATAGTCACAGGGATGGTGGACAATGGGGAGGATTTGGAGCTCAATCACATGGTGGAATTGACCACCAACATCAACGAAATGCAAATAGGAGGGGCAATGTTGGTCCACATCCCCGTGGAGATGGCACATATCAGAATGGTTACGGGGGTAGGCGTGATCAGGAACGTCGAAATCAGGATTTGAAACCTCACAGAGGTTGGGTGAATAGGGATGCACACATGCAGCCGCACAGAGGTCCAGCTAGGCCATATATGGGGGCCCCACCTCATACGTCTCCACCTTTTATACCAATGCCCATTCCTGTGCAGCCCTATCGACCTCCCATGGTTTACTCTG AAGTTCCATCGGTATTTTATTTGCCAGGTCCATTCCCTGATTCATTCAGAGGGCCTATGTTTTCTCCTGTGCCCTTCTTTCATGTTCCAAATACCCAGTTGCATACTAGAATAGTGAACCAGATGGATTATTATTTCAG TAATGAGAATTTAATTAAGGACACATTCTTGCGACAGAACATGGATGAACATGGATGGGTTCCGGTTACACTAATCGCAGGCTTCAAGAAA GTAATGGAATTGACAGATAATATACAATTGATACTGAATGCTGTGAGGTTCTCTACTGTTGTAGAAGTGCAG GGTGAAAAGTTAAGGCGGAGAAATGAATGGTTTCATTGGCTCCTGCCGCCATCGGTTCAAAATTCAACTGTGTCAAATCCTCAATCTCTACAAAAGTCTACTCCTGATTTACTTGTAGAAAATTTCCAACGTATTGCATTTGATGATAAGACTGTAAGACATGGAAATGCCGAAGCACATCCTAGTAGATCATCATCTGCTGAATTAAGTACTCCATCCGAGCAGTTTGGCAATGAGATGGCCGGACAAGCTGGTGGTCAACATTGGCAGCCAATGCCGGTTGGAAATCCAAGTTAA